GGTTACCATATCGAAGCCGCTATGGGCGTGGCAGAGCGGTCATGCAGCGTGATGGCGCCTTTCGCACAAGTGGCACGGCAAACGCCACAGCCGTAGCACCGCCGTGGATCAAACCGCACCTTCTTGTGCGCTGCGCTATAGTCAATAGCCCCAAATTGGCAGGCACGCATGCATTGCCGGCAACCGCTGCACAAATCAGGCTCAACCCTGGCAACATATTCGGCTCGGAACATGACCGGCATCTTGTATGTGACGGTAGATTGCATGGCTAGACAGTCCGACCTGTCGCAGTTGCAGATGCCGCCGATAAAGGGGGGGACAAAGGTCCAGACGGTGTGACAAAGGCCTTCTTGCTCATGCTCACGCAGGGCAGCCAGCGCAGCCTCTTTGGTAAGGGACTCAATCCCAGCCGTGTCCGGCCCCGTGAGGTAGCCGGCAGTGGTACTACCGATGATCTGGGCAAATTGTCCGCCATTGGGCACCATGCTAACCCCATAGCAATACCGCTGTTCCGAGCCCACCGTGATATGTCGGCAGAGGCATGCCAAGCGGACGACTGAGTTCACAAAATCGAAGATTCGCTCCACGTCTTCTATGGGAACCACTTGACCAAAGTGAACCTTCTTCATATTGTTAGAGACGCGCCACGTCACCACACGCCTGACGAAACCTGGTGCTTTGTCAA
This portion of the Chloroflexota bacterium genome encodes:
- a CDS encoding 4Fe-4S dicluster domain-containing protein; translated protein: MCEFCHKHGEGKKWYLQAKNYSDDLVSDLRRRRFITDFFTRPEATDKDFKKLEQLDKAPGFVRRVVTWRVSNNMKKVHFGQVVPIEDVERIFDFVNSVVRLACLCRHITVGSEQRYCYGVSMVPNGGQFAQIIGSTTAGYLTGPDTAGIESLTKEAALAALREHEQEGLCHTVWTFVPPFIGGICNCDRSDCLAMQSTVTYKMPVMFRAEYVARVEPDLCSGCRQCMRACQFGAIDYSAAHKKVRFDPRRCYGCGVCRATCAKGAITLHDRSATPIAASIW